A single window of Colletotrichum higginsianum IMI 349063 chromosome 8, whole genome shotgun sequence DNA harbors:
- a CDS encoding Ammonium transporter codes for MASPLDLDDLNYVHLVPYNGSGPTGGDSLTEDLNIWYETGDIGWMITATALVLLMIPGVGFFYSGLARRKSALSLIWLSVMSTAVTSFQWFFWGYSLTFSHSAGAFIGDLSNFGFRDVLGRPSVGSSRLPDLLFAVYQGMFSCITVALATGAVAERGRMLPCVIFMFIWATVIYDPIACWTWNPSGWSNKMGGLDFAGGTPVHIASGTAALAYSMMLGKRRGHGTHELNYRPHNVTHIVIGTVFLWVGWFGFNAGSALSANLRAVIAAVVTNLAACVGGITWCVLDYRLERKWSTVGFCSGVVAGLVSITPGSGYVPVWAAVPFGILGAAFANYATKLKFILRIDDALDIFAVHGIGGLVGNICTAFFAANYIAHLDGVSEIDGGWINHNWIQLAYQLADSFSGGAYSFVGTCIILFVMNMIPGLRLRATEDAEILGIDDAEIGEFAYDYVELTREVLNDMDNEAASRYSNDMASFQPMEKNNSIPLMDVRNFAGSSQYPPQFGHAQ; via the exons ATGGCGTCCCccctcgatctcgacgacctcaaTTACGTCCACCTGGTGCCGTACAATGGCTCCGGTCCTACGGGAGGCGACTCTCTGACGGAGGACCTGAACATCTGGTATGAG ACTGGTGACATAGGATGGATGATCACGGCTACGGCGCTCGTGTTGCTCATGATTCCCGGCGTTGG ATTCTTCTACTCGGGATtggcaaggaggaagtcggccctctctctcatctgGCTCTCTGTCATGTCGACAGCCGTCACCAGCTTTCAATGGTTCTTCTGGGGCTACTCTCTAACCTTTTCGCACTCGGCTGGCGCCTTCATTGGCGATCTTTCGAATTTCGGTTTCAgggacgtcctcggccgcccatCCGTCGGCTCCAGCCGCCTCCCCGATCTGCTGTTCGCTGTCTACCAAGGCATGTTCTCTTGCATCACCGTCGCTCTAGCGACCGGTGCTGTCGCCGAGCGTGGACGCATGCTGCCCTGCGTTATCTTCATGTTTATCTGGGCCACCGTCATTTACGACCCGATTGCTTGCTGGACCTGGAACCCTAGTGGCTGGTCCAACAAGATGGGTGGTCTCGACTTTGCAGGAGGAACGCCGGTGCACATCGCCTCCGGCACCGCTGCCCTGGCTTACTCGATGATGCTGGGCAAGCGTCGTGGCCACGGCACTCACGAGCTCAACTACCGACCTCACAATGTGACCCACATTGTCATCGGCACCGTCTTCCTCTGGGTCGGTTGGTTTGGTTTTAATGCCGGTTCGGCTCTGTCTGCGAACTTGCGTGCTGTtatcgccgccgtcgtaACCAATTTGGCAGCCTGCGTCGGCGGCATTACTTGGTGCGTGCTGGACTACAGACTAGAGCGCAAGTGGTCCACAGTCGGCTTCTGTTCcggtgttgttgctggcTTGGTCTCCATTACGCCGGGTTCTG GATACGTTCCCGTCTGGGCTGCCGTACCTTTTGGCATACTCGGAGCTGCGTTTGCCAACTACGCCACTAAGCTCAAGTTCATCCTCCGAATTGACGACGCTCTCGATATTTTCGCGGTTCACGGAATCGGTGGCCTCGTCGGCAACATTTGCACCGCATTTTTCGCCGCCAACTACATCGCACACCTCGACGGTGTCAGCGAGATTGACGGCGGCTGGATCAACCACAACTGGATCCAGCTCGCTTATCAACTGGCCGATTCCTTCAGCGGCGGTGCCTACTCGTTCGTTGGCACGTGCATAATCCTTTTCGTCATGAACATGATCCCCGGCCTTCGCCTACGTGCGACCGAAGACGCTGAGATCTTGGGCATTGACGATGCCGAGATCGGCGAATTTGCTTATGACTATGTTGAGCTCACCAGAGAGGTGCTCAACGATATGGACAATGAGGCCGCTAGTCGGTACTCGAACGACATGGCTTCTTTCCAGCCTATGGAGAAGAACAACAGCATCCCATTGATGGACGTCCGCAACTTTGCCGGATCATCACAATACCCACCGCAGTTCGGCCACGCTCAATGA
- a CDS encoding DNA polymerase — translation MTDTNTSFRDKARFFRQLETLGGQSDDNDNDEFQEAELRNRQQLKAFQAAVQPRQPLQEKTLQEPQSQPQSQPQPQSQSPLPQRLSPTLRQTSSVPVPASPTDFGRKDFIERTPLAEIKGSGRREAPAADSFIEDTPIPDSLARPPLQPIPSLTRSVATPLSIAKHMLPRRVDNSPSVAAMKKRKRDPPIKTVPEEQQIFRGLHFYFIPNDDIAPARKIRIRKAQEFGASWVRSLESATHVIVDRNLDWKSIESIVLPKNGTSPFLVLSDEYPLDCLRFKTLLNAEQKQYRVSGCPEPFSAPADPPAESRGVQPLTTILPDLPLKSRKKNPQKWEYVPPSTPPRDQQSAGITAEEDVAGAPTSALMDITDIVQPPNTYRAMRQGSINSDSGSPSVIEKPTSTPEDDLEGIISQMQQFRSLPLGHDDDDTTTSTQTPEEDSSGDGNSSDDERQWKKRAVVKARGRKDMAWEDKFACHKGGTKSGDETNPNGRTIEILQQMCNYYERINDTWRPIAYRKAITQLKRQPNKISTAKEAIRLPGVGQRLADKIEEIVTTNRLQRLENAEQEPMDEILQIFLRIYGVGSIQASHFISQGFRTLEDLKEKARLTPNQRIGIDHYDDLNTRIPRSEIELLGAVVRSEAAKLDPAVQLIIGGSYRRGADDSGDIDFLVTKKGTRATSELVPFLHQLVKTLETQEFLVARLAGSREESDGSKWHGCCVLPETRGVNDENYRRVWRRVDFLLVPETEMGAALIYFTGNDIFNRSIRLLASKKGMRLNQRGLYKDVMRGPGRVKLTEGELVEGQDERKIFEILGVKWREPHERWC, via the coding sequence ATGACCGACACAAACACGTCCTTCAGAGACAAAGCGCGGTTTTTCCGCCAGCTTGAAACTCTCGGTGGACAAAGTGatgacaacgacaacgacgagtTTCAGGAGGCTGAGCTACGTAATAGACAACAACTAAAGGCCTTCCAAGCCGCAGTGCAACCCCGACAGCCACTGCAAGAGAAGACACTACAAGAGCCGCAGTCGCAGCCGCAgtcgcagccgcagccgcaaTCGCAGTCTCCCCTTCCCCAACGACTGAGCCCAACCCTTAGACAGACATCGTCCGTTCCGGTCCCGGCTTCACCTACGGATTTCGGACGGAAGGACTTCATCGAGCGGACCCCACTTGCCGAAATCAAGGGTTCCGGAAGGAGGGAAGCTCCTGCCGCGGATAGCTTCATCGAAGACACACCCATACCGGATTCCTTGGCTCGGCCACCGCTTCAGCCAATTCCAAGTCTCACTAGAAGCGTCGCTACGCCTTTGTCAATCGCCAAGCACATGCTGCCTCGCCGGGTCGACAATTCCCCCTCTGTCGCCgccatgaagaagaggaagcgAGACCCTCCCATCAAGACTGTGCCCGAGGAGCAGCAGATCTTTCGAGGCTTGCATTTCTACTTCATTCCCAACGATGACATTGCACCGGCCAGGAAGATCCGTATACGGAAAGCCCAGGAGTTCGGCGCGTCTTGGGTGAGGTCTTTGGAGAGCGCGACCCACGTTATAGTTGACAGGAACTTGGACTGGAAAAGCATCGAGTCGATCGTTCTACCGAAGAATGGAACATCTCCATTCCTCGTTCTCAGTGACGAGTACCCTTTGGATTGTCTAAGGTTTAAAACTCTGCTCAATGCTGAACAGAAGCAGTATCGAGTCTCTGGATGCCCAGAACCATTTTCTGCCCCAGCGGATCCTCCAGCCGAATCTCGCGGTGTCCAGCCATTGACAACAATCTTGCCGGATTTGCCACTCAAGTCCCGTAAGAAGAACCCGCAGAAATGGGAATATGTCCCGCCATCGACTCCACCCAGGGACCAACAGTCTGCTGGAATTacggccgaggaggatgtgGCTGGTGCACCAACATCTGCCTTGATGGATATCACAGATATCGTACAGCCACCAAACACATATAGGGCCATGAGGCAAGGTAGCATTAACTCCGATAGTGGATCTCCTTCAGTCATTGAGAAGCCGACATCCACACCCGAGGATGATCTGGAAGGTATTATTTCACAGATGCAACAGTTTAGGAGTCTACCGCTGGgccatgacgacgatgacacgacaacctcgacgcAAACGCCAGAAGAGGACTCTAGTGGAGATGGAAATAGCTCCGATGACGAGCGCCAatggaagaagagggcagtTGTAAAAGCTCGGGGCCGTAAAGACATGGCGTGGGAGGACAAGTTCGCATGCCATAAAGGGGGCACCAAAAGTGGTGACGAGACGAACCCGAATGGTCGTACAATCGAGATTTTGCAGCAAATGTGCAATTACTACGAGCGTATCAACGACACCTGGCGTCCCATAGCTTACAGGAAGGCCATAACACAGCTCAAGCGGCAACCAAACAAGATATCTACGGCCAAGGAAGCAATCCGACTGCCTGGGGTGGGCCAACGATTGGCTGACAAGATTGAGGAAATCGTTACGACGAACCGGCTTCAACGACTGGAAAATGCGGAACAAGAGCCCATGGACGAGATCTTGCAGATCTTCCTCAGGATTTACGGCGTGGGCAGCATACAAGCAAGCCACTTCATTTCGCAAGGGTTTCGGACACTAGAGGACCTCAAGGAGAAAGCGAGGCTCACCCCAAACCAGCGAATCGGCATCGATCACTACGACGACCTCAACACGCGCATCCCTCGGTCCGAGATTGAGCTTCTCGGGGCAGTCGTGAGATCGGAGGCGGCAAAGCTAGATCCTGCAGTGCAGCTTATCATTGGAGGGAGTTATCGTCGAGGCGCCGATGACAGCGGCGACATTGATTTCCTCGTCACCAAGAAGGGGACGAGAGCGACGTCTGAACTCGTACCATTCTTGCACCAGTTGGTCAAGACACTGGAGACGCAGGAGTTTCTCGTTGCGAGACTTGCAGGATCTCGAGAGGAATCGGACGGCAGCAAGTGGCACGGGTGCTGCGTTCTCCCTGAAACTAGGGGCGTCAACGACGAAAATTACCGGCGGGTTTGGAGGCGTGTGGACTTCCTCTTGGTTCCAGAGACGGAGATGGGTGCGGCGCTGATATATTTCACGGGAAATGACATTTTCAACAGAAGCATACGGTTGTTGGCATCGAAGAAGGGGATGCGGCTTAATCAGAGGGGCCTCTACAAGGACGTGATGAGGGGTCCTGGGCGCGTCAAACTGACAGAGGGCGAGCTGGTGGAGGGACAGGACGAAAGGAAGATCTTTGAGATACTGGGGGTCAAGTGGAGGGAGCCCCATGAGAGATGGTGTTGA